In one Vibrio sp. CB1-14 genomic region, the following are encoded:
- a CDS encoding porin family protein, whose translation MKKTLIIATISTLSFCAVANTDFQGHRVGAGISGVTLSEGGDDLKLDSGFKLEYGYDINHIFGVNASYSMNSKSAFDLDYDFNTFKIDTDIGYAFDVGQLWLKPYGAIGLAFANEKISDRHDSLSANDTSLMIGMGVRAQTQIGIYADLRYDMSGYDGIDTDSVSFTVGYRF comes from the coding sequence ATGAAAAAGACACTCATCATCGCCACCATCTCAACGCTTTCATTTTGCGCCGTTGCCAACACGGATTTTCAAGGTCATCGCGTAGGCGCAGGTATTTCTGGTGTAACACTAAGCGAAGGTGGAGACGACTTAAAACTCGATTCAGGCTTTAAGCTCGAATACGGTTACGACATCAACCACATCTTTGGTGTCAACGCGTCATACAGTATGAACAGCAAAAGCGCATTTGATCTCGACTACGATTTCAATACATTCAAAATCGATACTGATATTGGCTATGCGTTCGACGTTGGCCAGCTTTGGCTAAAACCCTATGGCGCAATCGGTCTTGCTTTTGCCAATGAAAAGATTTCTGATCGCCACGATAGCTTGTCTGCCAACGATACCAGCTTAATGATCGGTATGGGTGTGAGAGCTCAAACGCAAATAGGCATCTACGCAGATCTTCGCTATGACATGAGTGGCTATGATGGTATTGATACAGACTCAGTATCATTTACTGTTGGCTACCGCTTCTAG
- a CDS encoding LysR family transcriptional regulator encodes MNLLSCFQVIMEERNISRAAERLFLTQSAVSKQLTRLRGWFDDPLFERSPKGLFPTPKALQIAPQVESILLQVDMLSWQEDFDPGESERLFQFELVETAYSSIYSNVVIEALEQAPSIQLKTKTWDQQTFERLLKRDADFGIGMVEYDERASNQVHKLPKDLECVELVRDYSVCLMRPDHPALKIDWDVTAFTQYRHIHVVTGGVGSWLLMDILNKRDIPLDIALNVPDVESAISVCRHSDLLMCYPYSAVKHIVAEGTLVAKPIPIELEPGALFLFWHKFFNTDPSHVWMRKLVEMTCRNNGN; translated from the coding sequence ATGAATTTACTCTCATGTTTTCAGGTGATTATGGAGGAGCGCAATATAAGCCGCGCCGCAGAAAGGCTATTCTTGACTCAGTCGGCGGTGAGTAAGCAGCTTACTAGGCTTAGAGGCTGGTTTGATGATCCTTTGTTCGAGCGTTCACCAAAAGGGCTGTTTCCGACACCGAAAGCGCTGCAAATCGCGCCACAGGTTGAGAGTATTTTGCTACAAGTGGATATGCTGAGTTGGCAGGAAGACTTTGATCCCGGTGAGAGCGAGCGTTTGTTTCAATTTGAGCTGGTGGAAACTGCGTATAGCTCTATCTATTCAAATGTTGTGATAGAGGCGTTGGAACAGGCACCAAGTATTCAATTGAAGACCAAAACTTGGGATCAGCAAACGTTCGAGCGTTTACTTAAAAGGGATGCGGACTTTGGTATTGGAATGGTTGAGTACGACGAGCGAGCGAGTAACCAAGTTCATAAACTGCCAAAAGATCTCGAGTGTGTGGAGCTCGTTCGTGATTACTCAGTGTGTCTGATGCGCCCAGATCATCCAGCATTAAAGATAGATTGGGACGTAACGGCATTTACTCAATATCGGCATATACACGTAGTGACTGGCGGTGTGGGCAGTTGGTTGCTGATGGACATACTCAATAAGCGAGATATACCTCTTGATATCGCCCTCAATGTCCCGGATGTTGAGAGTGCAATTTCGGTCTGCAGACACAGCGATTTGCTGATGTGCTATCCCTACAGCGCGGTTAAACATATTGTCGCTGAGGGCACTCTCGTTGCTAAACCGATACCGATAGAGCTTGAACCTGGGGCGCTATTTCTATTCTGGCATAAGTTTTTCAACACCGACCCGAGCCACGTTTGGATGCGCAAGCTCGTTGAAATGACATGTCGAAATAATGGGAATTAA
- a CDS encoding AraC family transcriptional regulator: MIKQQIKQLVEDRITEDGMLDTGIQGVRLFKVTTAVPCVPAVYEPTVIVILSGKKEAILEGARYVYDNSQYMCCTVSIPVEAGTPEASPEEPLIGVYISLDTKLMTELAIEMESTAGAVKLPKSSNQPPGMSLADWDDAFGDALLRLLQLGDDKADVSILGESRLRELYYAVLKGEAGVSARRAFGVGNEIARSIEHLSLNLSKNVTIDELASLVGMSRAVFHRKFKQATRMSPIQFMKSMRLNNAAMKIAAGMNVSKAAMAVGYVSSSQFSREFKRLYGVSAKQWSQSQDLPKNIA; encoded by the coding sequence ATGATAAAGCAACAGATAAAACAGCTTGTAGAAGATCGAATCACTGAAGACGGTATGCTTGATACTGGTATACAAGGCGTTCGGCTGTTTAAGGTCACGACAGCAGTACCTTGTGTCCCTGCCGTCTATGAGCCAACGGTTATCGTTATTTTGAGTGGTAAGAAAGAAGCGATACTCGAAGGTGCTCGCTATGTTTACGACAATAGTCAGTACATGTGTTGTACAGTATCGATCCCCGTTGAGGCAGGCACTCCAGAAGCATCACCTGAAGAGCCACTGATCGGTGTTTATATTTCACTCGACACCAAGTTGATGACGGAGCTGGCGATTGAAATGGAAAGCACTGCGGGTGCGGTTAAGCTTCCAAAAAGCAGCAATCAGCCTCCGGGCATGTCTCTCGCCGACTGGGACGATGCATTTGGTGATGCCTTGTTGAGACTGCTTCAGCTTGGTGATGATAAAGCGGATGTGTCTATACTTGGTGAAAGTCGATTGCGTGAGCTCTACTATGCCGTGCTCAAAGGAGAGGCTGGGGTCTCTGCTCGAAGAGCGTTTGGTGTTGGAAATGAAATTGCGCGCTCGATAGAACACTTATCTCTTAACCTCAGTAAGAATGTCACCATTGATGAACTGGCGTCATTAGTTGGAATGAGTAGGGCTGTGTTCCACCGAAAATTCAAACAAGCGACTCGAATGTCACCGATCCAATTCATGAAATCGATGCGTCTCAACAACGCAGCAATGAAGATCGCAGCAGGTATGAATGTCAGTAAGGCTGCAATGGCTGTGGGCTATGTGAGTTCTTCTCAGTTTAGCCGAGAGTTTAAACGTCTTTATGGTGTATCGGCAAAGCAGTGGAGCCAATCTCAAGACCTACCCAAGAACATTGCCTAG
- a CDS encoding GNAT family N-acetyltransferase, with translation MDKAGVSGAADLGDLFDKSTAVWISLFAIKALNRHSLASNVVEIKMIETERLILRPTIQYDLQLYRALFQDPDIVRYLPGGEPYSCDYIANYVSKKLAHWEKGFGTFTVTLKNHPEVCVGYAGIEQLPDSHFHDIRYGFLPSYQGLGFATEAARASIEFVFENRFVEEVFGVAVVDNLPSIRILQKLAMTPSSATLYESDDLVTFSIRR, from the coding sequence ATGGATAAAGCTGGAGTATCTGGCGCTGCAGATTTGGGCGATTTATTTGATAAAAGCACTGCTGTTTGGATAAGTTTGTTCGCTATTAAGGCACTTAATCGTCACTCATTAGCATCAAATGTTGTAGAAATTAAAATGATTGAAACTGAAAGATTGATACTCCGACCCACAATACAATACGATCTACAGCTCTATCGTGCGCTATTTCAAGATCCCGATATCGTCAGATATTTACCCGGTGGCGAGCCATACTCATGTGATTACATTGCGAACTACGTATCTAAAAAGTTGGCACATTGGGAAAAGGGCTTTGGTACGTTCACCGTCACGCTAAAGAATCACCCCGAGGTCTGTGTTGGTTATGCCGGAATTGAGCAGTTACCCGATTCTCACTTTCACGATATTCGATATGGCTTTCTGCCTAGCTACCAAGGGCTAGGTTTTGCTACGGAAGCGGCTCGCGCCTCAATAGAGTTTGTATTTGAAAACCGCTTTGTAGAAGAAGTATTTGGTGTGGCTGTTGTCGACAATCTTCCCTCTATTCGTATTTTGCAAAAGTTGGCAATGACACCGTCTTCCGCGACGCTCTATGAGAGTGATGATTTAGTCACGTTTTCTATTCGTAGGTAG
- a CDS encoding fibrobacter succinogenes major paralogous domain-containing protein: MKKLFLSIGVTMVLAATSSANDINSALNTLEGNVQDNEGNVYRTVQIGDQVWMAENLRSTKYQDGSKIKTAAIPKDDDSNLLKYGRLYDWHDVADERNLCPEGWRVATDEDWKELERTIGMSEEDIGKDGWRGDNDIAIQLKESQPDSLFKSFDQSQVNKQNFFARPAGVKWKGFYITQGVYTEFWTGTKAKDDKAFIRTLAYSWWNPHKGEIRRTTSSKDYMFSVRCIKVE, from the coding sequence GTGAAGAAGCTATTTTTATCTATAGGAGTCACTATGGTTCTTGCTGCAACATCATCCGCGAATGACATTAACTCTGCGTTAAACACGTTAGAAGGTAACGTTCAAGACAATGAAGGTAATGTTTATCGAACGGTTCAGATTGGCGATCAGGTTTGGATGGCTGAAAACTTGAGAAGCACTAAGTATCAAGACGGCTCAAAGATAAAGACCGCAGCAATCCCTAAAGATGATGACTCAAACCTACTCAAATATGGGCGCCTTTACGATTGGCACGATGTTGCAGATGAACGCAATCTTTGTCCAGAAGGTTGGCGTGTCGCAACCGATGAAGATTGGAAAGAACTTGAACGAACCATAGGTATGTCAGAAGAGGACATCGGTAAAGATGGATGGCGTGGCGACAATGATATCGCGATTCAGCTTAAAGAGAGTCAACCAGACAGCTTGTTTAAATCGTTCGATCAGTCTCAGGTAAATAAACAAAACTTTTTCGCCCGCCCTGCTGGGGTGAAATGGAAAGGTTTTTATATTACTCAAGGTGTTTATACCGAATTTTGGACAGGTACTAAAGCGAAGGATGACAAGGCGTTCATCCGCACACTCGCTTACTCTTGGTGGAATCCTCATAAAGGTGAAATCAGACGCACTACGAGCTCGAAAGACTATATGTTTTCGGTGAGATGTATAAAAGTAGAGTGA
- a CDS encoding alpha/beta hydrolase encodes MISFLMIVVLCILALCLFNFWGTRFRESGMKPIDSNLLENSQQKIAITRDGRSVAYCVYGSQDLTAPVVINMHGSGLEAGFERQTYQKISSSLGCRGIAISLPGCGFSDEKPGRRVVDWPKEDLEAVLNAEGVEAFHITGHSQGTPHAMAAALHFGDRCIGLGLNAPLLPTALCEELGTGATIGTGGTPTSKQLKQFYMGWYFALFRLVFGVLPPSLASTPIRKGFPKVKADKELVSRFEKAMRRSVVRGTSGAAWESAQDTCFDWGFDVKHLANSNAHVWHSDDDSAIPAEQGKWLAEHLKANYKHEPEGYGHMTYCVGKYQEPENSMIAALLSGVTKGSQS; translated from the coding sequence ATGATAAGTTTTTTGATGATAGTAGTGCTGTGCATTTTAGCGCTGTGCCTGTTTAACTTTTGGGGAACTCGTTTTCGTGAATCAGGTATGAAGCCGATAGATTCAAACTTATTGGAAAACAGCCAACAAAAGATAGCAATCACGAGAGATGGACGGAGTGTCGCTTATTGTGTTTACGGCAGCCAAGACCTTACGGCACCAGTGGTAATCAATATGCACGGCTCTGGACTTGAAGCGGGTTTCGAGCGCCAAACCTATCAGAAAATCAGTTCTTCTTTGGGTTGTAGAGGTATCGCCATTAGCTTACCTGGCTGTGGGTTTTCTGATGAAAAGCCGGGTAGAAGAGTGGTGGACTGGCCAAAGGAAGACTTGGAGGCGGTGTTAAATGCAGAAGGGGTTGAGGCGTTCCACATTACGGGGCATTCTCAGGGCACGCCTCACGCTATGGCGGCTGCCCTCCATTTTGGAGATCGCTGTATTGGCTTAGGGCTAAATGCACCGCTGTTACCAACGGCTTTGTGTGAGGAACTCGGAACCGGAGCAACCATTGGTACCGGAGGGACACCAACCTCAAAACAGTTAAAGCAGTTTTACATGGGTTGGTATTTTGCCTTGTTTCGCTTGGTATTTGGTGTGTTACCACCGAGCTTGGCGAGTACTCCAATCAGAAAAGGTTTCCCAAAGGTCAAAGCAGACAAGGAATTAGTGTCGCGGTTTGAAAAGGCCATGCGGCGCTCTGTTGTACGTGGTACGTCTGGCGCAGCTTGGGAATCTGCACAAGATACGTGTTTTGATTGGGGCTTTGATGTAAAGCACTTAGCTAACTCCAATGCTCATGTTTGGCATTCTGATGATGATTCTGCCATACCTGCAGAGCAAGGGAAATGGTTAGCAGAGCACTTAAAAGCGAACTACAAGCATGAACCTGAAGGCTATGGGCACATGACTTATTGTGTAGGAAAGTACCAAGAGCCCGAGAATTCAATGATAGCGGCACTACTGAGTGGTGTTACTAAAGGGAGTCAATCGTAA
- the add gene encoding adenosine deaminase has protein sequence MNYAALPKIDLHCHLDGSARPETIYELALKDGVTEGRNKEVLINSLSVPEECKNLDEYLDCFALPLQVMQTTEALERISFELFEDAAKENVKYLEVRFGPLLHQQKGLALFEIIDSVVKGMRRAEALYDIHGNYILSVLRGMPTDDIKSVIDAGAPWLNKGVVAFDIAGGEKPGFCSEFPEFTQYAADKGYRLTIHAGEQWCGQNVYDAVTMLDAERIGHGVHMKDHQQAYSVVKDNAIALELCPTSNVQTKCVEKFADHPVRDFHKDDVVVTINTDNRTVSNTTMTKEVEKVCETFKLTQEDYRSIYLSSVSKSFASKEVKQHLLGFEGQIIV, from the coding sequence ATGAACTATGCGGCACTTCCAAAAATCGATTTACACTGCCACCTTGACGGCAGCGCGCGACCAGAAACCATTTATGAGCTGGCGCTAAAAGACGGAGTAACCGAAGGCCGTAACAAAGAGGTACTAATTAACTCCCTGTCCGTTCCAGAAGAATGTAAGAATCTCGACGAGTACTTAGATTGTTTCGCTCTACCCTTGCAGGTAATGCAAACTACAGAGGCACTAGAGCGTATTTCATTTGAACTATTTGAAGACGCGGCAAAAGAAAACGTTAAGTACTTAGAGGTAAGATTTGGGCCATTGCTTCATCAACAGAAAGGCTTAGCGCTTTTTGAGATCATTGACAGTGTTGTTAAAGGAATGAGGCGAGCGGAAGCACTTTACGATATCCACGGCAACTACATCTTGTCTGTGCTTCGTGGCATGCCAACTGATGACATCAAATCTGTCATTGATGCTGGTGCTCCTTGGCTGAATAAAGGCGTGGTTGCTTTTGATATCGCAGGAGGAGAAAAACCAGGCTTTTGCAGCGAGTTTCCTGAATTTACTCAGTACGCTGCCGATAAAGGGTATCGACTCACAATTCATGCAGGGGAGCAATGGTGTGGCCAAAATGTGTATGACGCAGTGACTATGCTCGATGCCGAGCGCATTGGTCACGGCGTTCATATGAAAGATCACCAGCAGGCTTACTCTGTAGTGAAAGATAATGCAATTGCGCTAGAGCTATGTCCGACAAGCAATGTGCAAACCAAATGCGTTGAGAAATTTGCTGATCACCCTGTCAGAGATTTCCATAAAGACGATGTGGTCGTCACCATTAACACTGACAACCGCACGGTGTCTAATACCACGATGACTAAAGAAGTGGAGAAGGTGTGTGAGACGTTTAAACTCACCCAAGAGGACTATAGAAGCATCTATTTGAGTAGTGTTTCTAAGTCTTTTGCATCCAAAGAAGTCAAGCAGCACCTACTTGGTTTTGAAGGCCAGATCATAGTGTAA
- a CDS encoding DUF3604 domain-containing protein, which yields MNVYTYLDDVAVFRVTQQAEIEVNGEYEWRLEVEPKCTLPSGTKFVITVQPYQHQLSEEYLQCYDYWKPSYIYALADEESLEIDVAIKKVDTNFSHINRWKDSSRQAHITLIDEFQTGQSFHVQFGGVDRLFLKGDAAPTRVGIRAFNEDVCRIEKTFDITLGGHDVTRRLPVFPEITLKPGAATELSLVAPTLVEQDKPFKLTMLAMDRFENPVKDYQCDPLTVVFTNLDSGERLQFQNVPYGDVEARLPTGRYLATAENTELHIAPAAIKVEETVEQKIYWGDTHTHSNLTANIRDNDCGAYPRNAYTYAKDVARLDFVALSEQTFTFNEDRSLNIDKATWQEIGEQCDKFNQEGAFVTFCGFELHGRRGDTVVLFKNSLLEEKYPDREVSIIHDIWDIYKGREFITIPHLHRFCNGRNPKHVDNQDAKFEKGFDLANWEPSSNDETMIEVYSAQWGRFEYAKNPMVHKARNNVKDNTVVDFLNRGKKFGFVSNSDGHDGNPGYGGITGVIADSQTRADIFDAMKARRTIATTHPRMFLDLQLDSVKIGNDASESDSYQLHIEAITPNPMTKVELVVNGEVFEKWSVGGHKFDITLNEFSLEEGATYVYLRVFQKDRNIGWTSPIWIK from the coding sequence ATGAATGTATATACTTATTTAGATGACGTTGCGGTTTTTCGTGTAACACAGCAAGCAGAAATAGAAGTAAATGGTGAGTACGAATGGCGGCTAGAAGTTGAGCCAAAATGCACATTGCCATCAGGCACCAAGTTTGTCATTACCGTTCAACCATATCAGCATCAACTGTCTGAAGAGTATTTACAATGCTACGACTACTGGAAACCAAGCTACATTTACGCATTAGCTGATGAAGAAAGTCTAGAAATTGATGTCGCCATCAAGAAAGTCGACACAAACTTTAGTCATATCAACCGTTGGAAGGACTCTTCTAGACAAGCGCACATTACTCTAATTGACGAGTTTCAAACCGGACAATCGTTTCATGTTCAATTTGGCGGCGTAGACCGACTATTTTTAAAAGGTGACGCGGCGCCAACCCGAGTGGGTATTCGTGCATTTAACGAGGATGTTTGTCGCATTGAAAAAACATTTGATATCACCTTAGGTGGCCATGATGTCACTCGACGCTTACCTGTATTCCCAGAGATAACGCTTAAGCCGGGAGCTGCAACAGAACTCTCACTGGTTGCCCCTACATTGGTTGAACAAGATAAGCCCTTCAAACTCACGATGCTTGCAATGGATAGGTTTGAGAATCCTGTCAAAGATTATCAATGTGACCCGTTAACGGTTGTCTTCACTAATCTTGATAGCGGTGAGCGACTCCAATTTCAGAATGTCCCATATGGAGATGTCGAAGCACGACTCCCTACTGGTCGTTATCTTGCAACAGCAGAAAATACCGAACTACACATTGCCCCAGCCGCCATCAAGGTTGAGGAAACTGTAGAGCAAAAGATCTATTGGGGTGATACACACACGCACTCAAATTTAACCGCCAACATTCGTGACAATGACTGTGGTGCATACCCTCGCAATGCATACACTTACGCAAAAGATGTTGCTCGTCTCGACTTTGTAGCGCTATCGGAACAAACATTTACTTTTAATGAAGACCGAAGCCTCAACATCGACAAAGCCACATGGCAGGAAATTGGCGAACAATGCGACAAATTCAATCAGGAAGGCGCATTCGTCACATTCTGTGGCTTTGAACTCCATGGCCGACGTGGTGATACGGTGGTGCTATTCAAAAATTCACTACTAGAAGAAAAGTATCCAGATCGTGAGGTCAGCATCATCCATGATATTTGGGACATCTACAAAGGGCGTGAGTTCATTACCATCCCTCACCTGCATAGATTCTGTAATGGCCGCAACCCTAAGCATGTCGACAATCAAGACGCTAAATTCGAGAAAGGGTTTGATCTCGCCAACTGGGAACCTAGTAGTAACGATGAAACCATGATTGAAGTCTATTCCGCTCAATGGGGAAGATTTGAATATGCCAAAAACCCTATGGTTCATAAAGCTCGTAATAACGTCAAAGACAATACGGTCGTCGACTTCCTAAATCGTGGCAAAAAATTTGGCTTCGTTTCTAATAGTGACGGTCATGATGGAAACCCAGGCTATGGCGGTATTACTGGAGTTATAGCCGACTCCCAAACCCGTGCAGATATCTTCGATGCCATGAAGGCACGTCGTACTATTGCCACCACCCATCCACGTATGTTCCTAGACCTTCAATTGGACAGCGTAAAAATCGGCAACGATGCTAGCGAATCAGATAGTTATCAACTGCACATCGAGGCCATTACCCCTAATCCCATGACCAAGGTCGAGCTTGTTGTTAACGGTGAGGTTTTCGAGAAATGGTCAGTCGGTGGTCACAAGTTTGATATCACTTTGAATGAGTTCTCATTAGAGGAAGGAGCAACCTACGTGTACCTGCGTGTTTTCCAAAAAGATCGCAATATCGGTTGGACAAGTCCGATTTGGATTAAGTAA
- a CDS encoding SDR family oxidoreductase translates to MTAQLFGKNGWTPERISSLVGRTYVITGANSGAGFEASRTLLSKGARVVMLNRNPAKSETAINELKQTLGNDIDVSFVQIDLGSLDSVRQAAAKLLETVTSIDALICNGAIAQVATQQFTVDGFESQLGVNHFGHFLLCGLLFDRIEASQGRIVMVGSNAYKMGLKRIKFEDLNFDDNYTAWDSYAQSKLAQIMFGLELQRRIEAAGKNVQVHICHPGASRTNLLKDTASTFNKVLWAVMSRVIAQSAERGAWPEVMCATEQDLQTGKLYGPTQRANTVGAVGENELDAIALDKEMATKLWDLSLDKTAIKWSL, encoded by the coding sequence ATGACTGCTCAACTTTTCGGTAAAAACGGTTGGACTCCAGAACGTATAAGCTCTCTTGTAGGTAGAACTTATGTCATCACTGGTGCGAACAGTGGCGCTGGTTTTGAAGCCTCTCGAACTCTGCTTTCCAAAGGTGCTCGAGTTGTTATGTTGAACCGCAACCCAGCGAAATCTGAAACTGCCATCAATGAACTGAAGCAAACTTTGGGCAATGATATTGATGTCAGCTTTGTACAAATCGATCTTGGAAGTCTCGATTCGGTGCGTCAGGCAGCCGCAAAGCTCTTAGAAACTGTGACTTCTATTGATGCATTGATCTGCAACGGCGCAATCGCTCAAGTTGCAACACAGCAGTTCACCGTTGATGGTTTTGAGAGTCAATTGGGCGTGAACCACTTTGGACACTTTTTACTTTGTGGACTGTTGTTTGACCGAATTGAAGCTTCTCAAGGTCGCATTGTGATGGTTGGCAGCAACGCCTACAAGATGGGGCTAAAACGTATTAAGTTTGAAGATCTTAATTTTGATGACAACTACACAGCTTGGGATTCTTATGCTCAAAGCAAGCTCGCGCAGATCATGTTTGGCTTGGAGTTACAGCGTCGTATTGAAGCTGCGGGAAAAAATGTACAAGTTCATATTTGTCATCCAGGCGCATCACGCACCAACCTGCTAAAAGATACGGCAAGTACATTCAATAAAGTGCTGTGGGCAGTGATGTCTCGAGTGATTGCCCAATCTGCGGAGCGTGGCGCGTGGCCGGAAGTTATGTGTGCAACAGAGCAAGACCTTCAAACAGGCAAACTTTATGGCCCAACCCAACGCGCTAATACTGTAGGCGCTGTGGGAGAAAACGAGCTTGATGCGATTGCCTTAGACAAAGAAATGGCAACGAAGCTGTGGGACTTGTCGCTAGACAAAACCGCTATCAAATGGTCACTATAA
- a CDS encoding sulfite exporter TauE/SafE family protein, whose protein sequence is MLADILTLPLHQITYAIFIGITVGALMTMTGVGGGVVIIPALQLSFSMPIVTAVGTASIIATLIKINAALNHIRCKNVNWHHVKVILISAIPTLIIATEIIVRSAANPTLQPFTERFVQGCVVITMAGAFVSLYLGRKTELTSSSKQTNTSAALSVGALSGSVLGTTGIGGGVILLPALKNILGATVRQAVGSSIVIAVILSGVTAIRYSSSSQSNIAIGLLVVLSSFVGVKIGIKVLEKTSDRALINLSLFAILTSLITTVIL, encoded by the coding sequence ATGTTAGCTGACATTCTCACCCTCCCACTCCATCAAATCACGTACGCAATATTCATTGGTATCACTGTGGGTGCGCTTATGACCATGACGGGTGTTGGTGGTGGAGTCGTTATTATTCCCGCGCTACAACTCAGCTTTTCCATGCCAATAGTCACAGCTGTTGGCACTGCGAGTATCATTGCGACCTTAATTAAAATAAACGCAGCATTGAATCATATCCGCTGCAAAAACGTGAACTGGCATCATGTAAAGGTCATTCTTATCAGCGCCATTCCTACGCTAATCATCGCCACTGAAATTATCGTAAGATCAGCAGCTAACCCAACACTTCAGCCCTTCACTGAACGTTTTGTGCAAGGCTGCGTTGTCATCACTATGGCCGGCGCATTCGTTTCTCTCTATTTAGGGCGCAAAACAGAACTGACATCCTCGAGTAAACAAACAAATACGTCCGCTGCTCTCAGCGTCGGGGCGTTGAGCGGATCAGTACTTGGTACGACGGGAATTGGGGGTGGCGTCATACTGCTACCAGCACTAAAAAACATTCTAGGAGCTACAGTCAGGCAAGCTGTGGGGAGCTCAATCGTCATCGCCGTCATACTCTCTGGAGTAACGGCGATTCGTTATAGCAGCAGTAGCCAAAGTAACATTGCTATCGGGCTGCTCGTTGTATTAAGCTCTTTCGTAGGCGTGAAGATTGGCATTAAAGTACTAGAAAAAACATCCGATAGAGCCTTAATCAATCTATCCTTGTTCGCAATTTTAACCAGTTTAATAACCACCGTTATTCTTTGA